Within Terriglobales bacterium, the genomic segment ATGCAGCTTGCCGTCCAGATTTCGTTCCCAGAAATCCAGGAACTTGCGCAATACGGGGAATTTCGGGGCCAGGTCCAGCTCCTGCCAGACATAGCTCTGCAGCAGACCCGGATGGTCCGGCATGTGGTAGAGAATCTCCGCCGTGGTCAGGCGGTAGTCGCGCATCTGCAAGGCAAGACTCATGCTTGTTCACTCCTTAAAC encodes:
- a CDS encoding usg protein, which encodes MSLALQMRDYRLTTAEILYHMPDHPGLLQSYVWQELDLAPKFPVLRKFLDFWERNLDGKLHSVRVGAADLITPAQWKAGTLYTLN